The Peribacillus simplex genome contains a region encoding:
- a CDS encoding ADP-ribosylglycohydrolase family protein, with translation MTSRRMVDRWEDDSKSFLRFNLKKRMLPSLYGSIIGDMLGVPVEFKKRGTFTINDITGYGTYNQPPGTWSDDTSLTLCLIENLIEKSDSTELMQKFVQYMESGYWTPHHEMFDIGRTTSEAIIKFKNGTPAPECGGNAMFDNGNGALMRIAPVAFILFNNFNFIEKIQTIKKYTEVTHAHPRSVVGSIIYVEFLLRLYYNNSPEVSKREIKELFDENFDKDHIYQKELQFYSRIFEEDFFSLPQEEIQSDGYVVHTLEAAIWCLGNSDSFSEAVLKAVNLGDDTDTVGAITGTMAGMYYKMDDIPKEWLEKITRKEDIDQLIEKFHSFCADKAIKEEYGD, from the coding sequence ATGACAAGCAGAAGAATGGTAGACAGATGGGAAGACGATAGTAAAAGTTTTTTGAGATTTAATCTAAAAAAAAGAATGTTACCAAGTCTGTATGGCAGTATTATTGGAGACATGCTCGGTGTCCCGGTTGAATTTAAAAAAAGAGGGACTTTCACTATTAATGATATAACGGGATATGGTACCTATAATCAGCCGCCAGGCACTTGGTCGGACGATACTTCGTTAACTTTATGTTTAATTGAAAACTTAATTGAAAAAAGCGATTCAACGGAGCTGATGCAAAAATTCGTTCAGTATATGGAATCTGGCTATTGGACACCACATCATGAAATGTTCGATATTGGCAGAACGACAAGTGAAGCCATAATCAAGTTTAAAAATGGAACACCGGCACCAGAATGTGGCGGAAACGCCATGTTTGATAATGGGAATGGGGCGTTGATGAGGATCGCTCCAGTGGCATTTATCCTTTTTAATAACTTTAATTTCATTGAAAAAATCCAAACCATTAAAAAGTACACGGAAGTAACCCATGCACATCCGCGTTCTGTGGTAGGTTCCATTATTTATGTCGAGTTTTTACTTAGACTTTATTATAATAATTCTCCTGAAGTTTCAAAAAGGGAAATAAAAGAACTTTTTGATGAGAATTTTGATAAAGATCATATATACCAAAAAGAGCTGCAATTCTATTCAAGAATTTTTGAGGAAGATTTCTTTTCATTACCACAAGAAGAAATTCAGTCAGATGGTTATGTCGTTCATACGTTAGAAGCAGCCATTTGGTGCTTAGGAAATTCAGATTCATTTAGCGAAGCCGTTTTAAAAGCAGTGAATCTAGGGGATGATACGGATACAGTAGGTGCCATTACAGGCACGATGGCAGGTATGTACTATAAAATGGACGACATCCCTAAAGAATGGCTTGAGAAAATCACAAGAAAAGAAGATATTGATCAATTAATCGAGAAATTTCATAGTTTTTGTGCAGATAAAGCAATTAAAGAAGAGTATGGAGATTGA
- a CDS encoding YwqI/YxiC family protein, with the protein MTTIKLNHPAVTKQVDQVKTALGTVTLGNLPAGELGSNKLEFTSKWIDRETNLEKVFEQYIKIVQKNVEDTRANIDLLKEQDEAIAHTSSHGYPTR; encoded by the coding sequence ATGACGACAATCAAACTGAATCATCCTGCCGTAACGAAGCAAGTCGATCAGGTGAAGACGGCACTTGGTACAGTCACGCTTGGAAATTTGCCGGCAGGCGAGCTTGGCAGCAATAAATTGGAATTCACCTCGAAATGGATCGACCGGGAAACGAACCTGGAAAAGGTCTTTGAGCAATATATCAAAATCGTCCAGAAAAATGTGGAAGATACCCGTGCCAACATTGACTTATTAAAAGAACAGGATGAAGCCATCGCCCATACGTCTTCACATGGGTATCCTACGCGATGA
- a CDS encoding bile acid:sodium symporter family protein: protein MAVVEKISTFAGKTFTIWVIIFAIIAYILPNHFIWIGAYIVPLLGIVMFGMGLTLSASDFKEVFRRPKEVALGVAGHFIIMPLLAFVLAIGFDLPKEVAVGVILVGCCPSGTASNVMVFLARGNVALAVAIASVSTILAPIVTPLLILLLASKWVDISIGSLFISIIQVVIIPLLLGFIVKKFFGKQAEAGAKALPLVSVISIVLIVSAVVAGSQAQLAKTGLLIFAVVVLHNVLGFLLGFFFARLCGMDLAKQKAVAMEVGMQNSGLGVAIATAHFSPLAAVPSAIFSVWHNISGSVLAFIFSRMKDKKNAGTNNSMKTDAS, encoded by the coding sequence ATGGCAGTAGTAGAGAAAATCAGCACATTTGCTGGTAAAACGTTTACCATTTGGGTCATTATATTTGCCATTATCGCTTATATCTTGCCTAATCATTTTATATGGATTGGAGCCTATATTGTTCCATTATTAGGAATTGTCATGTTTGGCATGGGACTTACACTATCAGCATCGGATTTTAAAGAAGTTTTCCGACGTCCAAAAGAAGTGGCACTAGGAGTAGCAGGACATTTTATCATTATGCCATTACTGGCATTTGTATTAGCAATAGGGTTCGATTTACCGAAAGAAGTGGCTGTCGGGGTTATTTTGGTTGGATGTTGCCCTAGTGGAACAGCATCAAATGTCATGGTGTTTCTTGCGAGGGGAAATGTTGCGCTTGCAGTTGCCATCGCTTCTGTTTCCACTATTCTAGCGCCTATCGTAACCCCCCTGCTTATTTTGCTCTTAGCAAGTAAATGGGTCGATATCAGTATTGGATCATTATTCATTTCCATCATTCAAGTGGTGATCATCCCATTGCTGCTTGGATTCATTGTTAAAAAGTTTTTCGGTAAACAAGCAGAAGCCGGGGCAAAGGCCCTGCCTCTAGTATCTGTCATTTCCATCGTTCTGATCGTATCTGCCGTAGTGGCTGGCAGCCAAGCTCAGCTGGCTAAAACAGGTTTGCTTATTTTTGCAGTCGTCGTTCTTCATAATGTTCTTGGTTTTCTTCTCGGCTTTTTCTTTGCTCGATTATGCGGGATGGATTTAGCTAAACAGAAAGCTGTTGCAATGGAGGTTGGTATGCAGAATTCAGGTTTAGGTGTAGCTATAGCAACAGCCCATTTCTCACCTTTGGCCGCTGTACCTAGTGCCATTTTCAGTGTTTGGCATAATATATCAGGTTCCGTTCTAGCCTTTATTTTCAGTCGCATGAAAGATAAAAAAAATGCAGGCACAAATAATTCGATGAAAACAGACGCATCATAA
- the bioC gene encoding malonyl-ACP O-methyltransferase BioC, whose protein sequence is MIDKRLLSKRFSEHAKTYDAYANVQKNMAKQLMDLLPKINTNHVINILEIGCGTGYLTRLLVKTFPNAAITAVDLAPGMVEVAKGMTDEERVTFLCTDIEEMAFNENYDLIISNATFQWLNDLPATLEKLFTRLTAKGSLIFSTFGIDTFQELHMSFEQAKDKLQLAIDSSPGQMFYSLEELSQVCEDAIPFSSSVPIEITKMEKFELEHFQTVREFFTSIKKIGAANSNKENYCQRPSFFRELINIYDKEYRNEPGVKATYHCLFFKIKKHDQSEDNPGIQAKYYT, encoded by the coding sequence ATGATTGATAAACGATTGTTAAGTAAGCGGTTCAGTGAACATGCGAAAACATATGATGCGTATGCCAATGTTCAAAAAAACATGGCAAAACAATTAATGGATTTGCTTCCTAAAATAAACACCAACCATGTAATCAATATTCTTGAAATTGGCTGCGGCACTGGTTACTTAACCAGGTTACTCGTCAAAACATTCCCTAATGCCGCTATTACGGCTGTTGATTTGGCACCAGGAATGGTCGAAGTGGCGAAAGGAATGACAGATGAAGAACGTGTTACATTTTTATGTACTGATATCGAAGAAATGGCGTTTAATGAAAATTACGACTTGATTATTTCCAATGCAACGTTTCAATGGCTGAATGATCTTCCTGCAACCCTTGAAAAACTTTTTACACGATTAACGGCTAAAGGAAGCCTCATATTTTCAACGTTCGGAATAGATACATTTCAAGAACTTCATATGTCATTTGAACAGGCGAAGGACAAGCTTCAGCTTGCCATTGATAGTTCACCAGGTCAAATGTTTTATTCTCTAGAAGAATTATCCCAAGTTTGTGAAGATGCAATCCCTTTTTCATCATCAGTTCCAATCGAGATTACAAAAATGGAAAAGTTTGAACTGGAGCACTTTCAGACAGTACGTGAATTTTTCACTTCAATTAAAAAGATTGGTGCGGCTAACAGCAACAAAGAAAACTACTGTCAACGCCCTTCCTTTTTTCGAGAGTTAATCAACATATACGACAAAGAATATCGAAATGAACCAGGTGTGAAAGCAACCTATCACTGTTTGTTCTTTAAAATTAAAAAACATGATCAATCCGAAGATAACCCTGGGATACAAGCAAAATATTATACATGA
- a CDS encoding DUF445 domain-containing protein produces the protein MSPKIKSSRKIAKYSLMVMGAGYIATTPFQGTLPLDLLHGGFEAGLVGGLADWFAVTALFRHPLGLPIPHTALLPNNRKRMTNALVSMLKNDWLSKESIQDKVKHIPFTEKLIPILVKEIQSDTFRKVLIKLIKQMICYIDIEKITPFVAKKIKASLSNIDMGKILHLVSSELLNEQFDKKALDHVLKKAEDWLRKKQTSRRLGTVSMDVLSKIELDGMLQFAVKSIQSLLNEEKLGNIIQNLLLSVVNNLQNEKEPNREALILYIRKEIQGINHNQELLEGVEKWKNQLLTKWEPEATIKGSLQQIQQEALDFVEDEHFMDTYLTPIIQDVLDNIKENSTHIDQWVQKQITVLIEKNHTQIGNLVQENLDKLDNETLIDMMENGVGKDLQWIRVNGAVCGFIIGLILTGAQALLKLL, from the coding sequence ATGTCACCAAAAATAAAATCGTCAAGAAAAATCGCTAAATATTCACTAATGGTCATGGGGGCGGGTTATATTGCAACCACTCCATTTCAGGGTACGTTGCCGCTGGATTTATTACATGGAGGGTTTGAGGCAGGATTAGTTGGTGGTCTAGCAGATTGGTTTGCAGTCACTGCATTATTTCGGCACCCGCTCGGATTACCGATCCCCCATACAGCACTTTTGCCCAACAATCGTAAACGAATGACAAATGCACTTGTTTCGATGCTAAAAAATGACTGGCTATCAAAGGAAAGTATTCAAGACAAAGTAAAACATATTCCTTTTACAGAAAAATTAATCCCCATTTTAGTAAAAGAGATACAAAGTGATACTTTTAGAAAAGTCCTGATTAAACTTATCAAGCAAATGATTTGTTATATAGATATAGAAAAGATTACACCTTTCGTTGCAAAAAAAATTAAAGCATCACTTTCCAACATAGACATGGGCAAGATTCTTCATCTAGTAAGTTCAGAGTTACTTAATGAACAATTTGATAAGAAGGCCTTGGATCATGTTTTGAAAAAAGCGGAAGATTGGTTAAGGAAAAAACAAACCAGCCGTCGACTTGGCACTGTTTCCATGGATGTACTCAGCAAGATTGAACTGGATGGTATGCTTCAGTTTGCAGTCAAATCCATTCAAAGTCTGCTTAATGAAGAGAAACTTGGGAATATCATACAAAACCTTTTGTTAAGTGTCGTAAATAATTTACAAAACGAGAAAGAACCAAATAGAGAGGCTCTAATCTTATATATCCGGAAAGAGATACAAGGCATTAACCATAACCAGGAGCTGTTAGAAGGAGTTGAAAAATGGAAAAATCAACTTCTGACAAAATGGGAGCCTGAGGCGACAATAAAGGGAAGTCTACAACAAATTCAACAAGAGGCGTTAGATTTCGTAGAAGATGAACATTTCATGGATACTTACCTGACTCCAATAATTCAGGACGTACTGGACAACATAAAAGAAAATAGCACGCACATCGATCAATGGGTACAGAAACAAATTACTGTTCTCATTGAAAAAAATCATACGCAGATCGGTAATCTTGTCCAAGAAAATTTAGATAAGCTAGACAATGAAACACTGATTGATATGATGGAAAATGGTGTAGGAAAAGACTTACAATGGATTCGTGTGAACGGAGCGGTCTGTGGTTTTATAATAGGGCTTATCCTAACAGGTGCACAGGCTCTACTTAAGCTGTTATAA
- a CDS encoding ABC transporter permease — translation MFLAIRELKHSKLRYLLIGLIMVLVALLVFIISGLANGLSSDNASSIQNMKADYFVMEHDSKNKLNRSIISMEKLDEIRASADVKAAEGLGQMMITLNKIGSSEKTDVTIFATDASGILAPKVIEGTNYDNEKQGEVVADRSLKEVGYKLGDSLKDELSGKVFTIVGFTEKQSYSHSPVVYMNVKGWQEINPALKNQEKDSISTIAVQMDSKAEENVRESLPEGLTLISKQESLQSIPGYKEEQGTLTMMIAFLFVIAAFVLAVFFYVITLQKTNQFGVLKALGANTGYLAKSIVGQVMLLAVTCIAISVALTYGVTLIMPEGMPFELSTDLVVKYSVLLLVVSVLGSLLSLYRVAKIDAIEAIGRVS, via the coding sequence ATGTTTTTGGCAATACGTGAACTAAAGCATTCAAAGTTACGTTATCTGCTGATTGGGCTGATCATGGTATTGGTCGCTTTGCTTGTCTTTATCATTTCAGGATTAGCTAATGGACTTTCTTCGGATAATGCTTCATCCATACAAAACATGAAGGCCGACTATTTCGTAATGGAGCATGACTCCAAAAATAAATTGAACCGATCGATCATATCCATGGAGAAGCTGGATGAAATCCGGGCTTCGGCGGATGTTAAAGCAGCCGAAGGTCTGGGGCAAATGATGATCACATTGAATAAAATCGGCTCATCGGAGAAAACGGATGTCACCATTTTTGCGACCGATGCCAGTGGTATTTTAGCACCGAAGGTCATTGAAGGAACGAACTATGACAATGAGAAACAAGGTGAAGTCGTGGCAGATCGCTCTTTAAAAGAAGTGGGTTATAAATTGGGTGATTCACTTAAAGATGAGCTATCAGGTAAGGTTTTCACCATTGTTGGGTTTACTGAAAAGCAGTCTTACAGCCACTCGCCGGTAGTTTACATGAATGTTAAGGGGTGGCAGGAGATTAATCCTGCATTGAAAAATCAAGAGAAAGATTCAATCAGCACAATAGCCGTGCAAATGGATTCGAAGGCAGAAGAAAATGTACGTGAATCATTGCCTGAAGGACTGACGCTCATTTCGAAACAAGAATCACTTCAGAGTATACCAGGCTACAAAGAGGAACAGGGTACGTTGACGATGATGATTGCCTTCTTGTTTGTCATCGCAGCTTTCGTTTTGGCTGTATTCTTTTATGTGATTACCTTGCAGAAGACGAATCAATTTGGAGTCCTTAAAGCACTCGGGGCCAATACTGGCTACCTGGCAAAAAGTATCGTTGGTCAAGTAATGCTGCTTGCCGTGACATGCATAGCCATCAGTGTTGCCCTGACATATGGCGTCACGTTAATCATGCCAGAAGGAATGCCATTTGAATTGAGTACCGATTTGGTCGTAAAATATTCCGTGTTACTTTTGGTTGTATCCGTATTGGGTTCGCTGCTATCACTATACCGAGTAGCGAAGATAGATGCGATCGAAGCGATAGGGAGGGTATCATGA
- a CDS encoding sensor histidine kinase, translating into MKTLYFRIVIQTILIMVLASVIAFLISNVYYHQVQKPNNGEKIKKVASEIVSLYEENPDQDIDAYLNHIAGLHYQMYLFNEQGEGTLYGEPFRETALDPDTISGVLNGKTYQGIAHYNNGLFITGFFEDVLINSIGVPLNVNGEKHALFVRPNIELQFGEFRFFLAVLLVLTLLLSFLFVIINTRFIVKPITKLTEATKRIADGDYNNELNVTRSDEIGDLAQHFSKMTHSIQRLDDMRQEFVSNVSHEIQSPLASIQGFSQTLQSEELTKEQRDQYLSIIEKESRRMSLLSKQLLMLASLDKVDDPLQRSNFDLAQQIRQVLFMLEWNWREKDMVIEMDLPSTVISADEKLLNQVWTNLITNSIKYSESGSSINIRIKKIGSNVEVMIADTGMGIPEEDLAYIFDRFYKVDKVRNRSETGSGLGLSITKKTVELHGGTIEVHSELGKGTTFYIRLPLM; encoded by the coding sequence GTGAAAACACTCTATTTCAGGATAGTTATTCAAACCATTTTGATCATGGTGCTTGCCAGTGTCATCGCTTTTTTAATTTCCAATGTTTATTATCATCAGGTTCAAAAACCCAACAATGGTGAGAAGATAAAGAAAGTCGCAAGTGAGATCGTCTCCTTATATGAGGAGAATCCTGATCAGGATATTGATGCGTACTTAAACCATATTGCAGGATTGCACTATCAAATGTATCTATTTAATGAGCAGGGTGAAGGAACTTTATATGGTGAGCCGTTTCGGGAAACGGCATTGGACCCAGATACGATTTCCGGAGTTTTGAACGGGAAGACCTATCAAGGGATCGCCCATTATAATAATGGGTTATTTATTACCGGATTTTTTGAAGATGTATTGATTAATAGCATTGGGGTCCCGTTGAACGTCAATGGCGAAAAGCATGCATTGTTTGTAAGGCCGAATATAGAGCTGCAGTTTGGTGAATTCCGCTTTTTCCTTGCAGTTTTGCTTGTACTCACGCTCCTTCTCAGCTTTTTATTTGTGATCATTAACACGCGTTTCATCGTTAAGCCGATTACGAAATTAACGGAGGCTACAAAGAGGATCGCTGATGGGGATTATAATAATGAATTGAATGTCACCCGGAGCGATGAGATAGGGGATTTGGCACAGCATTTCTCGAAAATGACCCATAGTATCCAACGGTTGGATGATATGAGGCAGGAGTTCGTTTCGAATGTATCTCATGAAATTCAATCTCCGCTTGCATCCATCCAAGGTTTTTCCCAAACGCTACAATCGGAGGAATTAACAAAAGAACAGAGAGATCAGTACTTGTCCATTATTGAAAAAGAAAGCAGGCGCATGTCTTTGTTAAGCAAACAGCTGCTCATGCTTGCTTCGTTGGATAAAGTGGATGATCCGCTGCAACGGTCCAATTTCGATTTAGCGCAACAAATACGGCAAGTGCTGTTCATGCTGGAATGGAATTGGCGGGAAAAAGATATGGTGATCGAAATGGATTTGCCTTCAACCGTCATTTCTGCAGATGAGAAACTTTTAAATCAAGTATGGACGAATTTGATAACCAATAGCATTAAATACTCGGAAAGCGGCAGTTCAATCAATATTCGGATAAAAAAAATAGGCAGTAATGTTGAAGTGATGATTGCGGATACGGGTATGGGAATTCCGGAAGAAGACCTCGCTTATATCTTTGATCGGTTTTATAAAGTCGACAAAGTGAGGAACAGGAGTGAAACAGGCAGCGGATTAGGACTTTCGATTACGAAGAAGACGGTCGAACTTCATGGGGGAACGATCGAAGTTCATAGCGAACTCGGTAAAGGGACCACTTTTTATATACGGTTGCCCCTTATGTAA
- a CDS encoding ADP-ribosyltransferase, translated as MKIYEAKTLTAATKSRAKQYEELKKEVTALKKEFQGIVGLDNEFQGAGATAIKSFYEAQIEVADAWMELFTTQISFLEGIPASLEEADLSGNTVVEVPFLDGEVSNGINQAKSLVDEQANDLQRILDSIDDILPLDRFDQKDFNEKITLAGQRLDDTVTKVENVDRQLVEEYDVSVGQENVAVGLFRALLDATKQDGNVSPMTFNQSAFKKSDVYQVKDEVAGQMKDYQTFKKQQAEARKIEQEMEELENRPWYEKAWDTTKTFTGEFTGYYDSIRASTGVDPVTGRKLSDAERIAAGAMAAAGFIPVVGWAGRAIKGGSAIYKTAKGLNAANHALDAYKTTKGFSLLQKTEYGIYGLLAANGLFEAVTGKDMFGNQLTEEQRQNGLMMALGIGGVAGAAKVADKVASGTKFVPYSKEFAQKQVHKAQAIINGMGKATYENVIKVGKATGNVAKTTGRFIANETKNFKEIAVSHGKAAGRAIGEIKMPVLRPSLQPAGHNMIGLETDSVKVKELVQKFSVRGGAGEATPTISNIAEAHEWGNKNYANWLKSLTESERKAIIKYTGIDYQYINNYLRGIDDSLHGINMQVIDDIKSGLSKATVPHNMQVYRGTDFRPFEDIFSINKYGNIDVESLIGKTIKDEGFISTAIVKESSFDYKEVLWTINIPQGAKAAYVGDISNVPDEAELLLNAGQELFIKEANEDANGKLHLILDLIKK; from the coding sequence ATGAAAATATATGAAGCCAAGACATTGACGGCCGCAACCAAGTCGCGCGCCAAGCAATATGAAGAACTAAAGAAGGAAGTCACAGCCCTGAAAAAGGAATTTCAGGGCATCGTCGGCCTGGATAACGAGTTTCAAGGGGCCGGTGCCACTGCCATCAAAAGCTTCTATGAAGCGCAAATCGAGGTGGCGGACGCCTGGATGGAACTTTTTACGACCCAGATCAGTTTTTTGGAAGGCATTCCGGCAAGTCTGGAAGAGGCGGACCTTTCCGGAAATACGGTGGTCGAGGTTCCCTTTTTAGATGGCGAAGTCTCGAACGGCATCAACCAAGCGAAGTCGCTTGTCGATGAACAAGCAAACGATCTCCAAAGGATCCTCGACAGCATTGACGATATCCTGCCTCTTGATAGGTTCGACCAAAAAGACTTTAATGAAAAAATCACACTGGCCGGCCAGAGGCTGGATGACACCGTGACAAAAGTCGAGAATGTCGACCGGCAATTGGTCGAGGAATATGATGTATCCGTCGGGCAGGAAAACGTGGCCGTTGGCCTCTTCCGCGCCTTGCTCGATGCCACCAAACAGGACGGCAACGTTTCGCCGATGACCTTCAATCAATCGGCCTTCAAGAAAAGTGATGTCTATCAAGTGAAGGATGAAGTCGCCGGTCAGATGAAAGACTATCAGACCTTCAAAAAGCAGCAAGCCGAAGCCCGGAAAATCGAACAAGAAATGGAAGAACTCGAAAACCGCCCATGGTACGAAAAAGCCTGGGATACGACAAAAACCTTTACAGGCGAATTCACGGGATATTATGATTCAATCAGGGCCTCAACCGGAGTCGATCCAGTAACCGGCCGCAAGCTGTCCGATGCCGAAAGAATCGCCGCCGGCGCCATGGCCGCCGCTGGATTCATTCCCGTCGTCGGCTGGGCCGGCCGGGCCATCAAAGGCGGCAGCGCCATCTATAAAACGGCCAAAGGACTCAACGCGGCGAACCACGCGCTCGATGCCTATAAAACGACAAAAGGCTTTAGCCTCCTCCAGAAAACCGAATACGGGATATACGGCCTCCTCGCAGCCAACGGCCTCTTTGAGGCCGTCACCGGCAAAGACATGTTCGGCAACCAGCTAACCGAGGAACAGCGCCAGAACGGCCTGATGATGGCACTCGGAATCGGCGGTGTGGCTGGTGCGGCCAAAGTCGCCGATAAAGTAGCAAGTGGTACAAAGTTCGTCCCTTACAGCAAGGAATTTGCGCAAAAGCAGGTACATAAGGCTCAAGCCATCATCAACGGTATGGGCAAAGCCACATATGAAAATGTGATAAAGGTGGGTAAAGCAACTGGGAATGTTGCGAAAACAACCGGCCGCTTTATTGCCAATGAAACAAAAAACTTTAAGGAAATTGCCGTTTCTCATGGGAAAGCGGCTGGACGGGCAATTGGTGAAATCAAAATGCCTGTTCTCAGACCATCCCTTCAACCTGCTGGGCATAATATGATTGGACTTGAAACTGATTCAGTAAAAGTGAAGGAGCTCGTACAGAAATTTAGTGTTAGAGGTGGGGCCGGTGAAGCAACCCCTACAATTAGTAATATAGCCGAAGCTCATGAATGGGGTAATAAAAACTATGCTAATTGGTTGAAATCGTTAACTGAAAGTGAAAGAAAAGCTATTATTAAATATACTGGAATTGACTATCAATATATTAATAATTATTTAAGAGGAATCGATGATTCTTTACATGGCATAAATATGCAGGTTATTGATGATATTAAAAGTGGTCTTAGTAAAGCAACCGTTCCACATAATATGCAGGTATATAGAGGAACTGACTTTAGACCGTTTGAAGATATTTTTAGCATAAATAAATATGGGAATATAGATGTTGAATCTTTAATAGGCAAGACTATTAAGGATGAAGGATTTATTAGTACGGCGATTGTAAAAGAATCTTCTTTTGATTACAAAGAAGTTTTATGGACAATTAATATACCCCAAGGAGCAAAGGCTGCCTATGTCGGCGATATTAGTAACGTCCCTGATGAGGCAGAATTACTTCTCAATGCAGGTCAAGAATTGTTCATTAAAGAAGCGAATGAAGATGCAAATGGTAAATTGCATCTTATACTAGACTTAATTAAAAAGTAG
- a CDS encoding response regulator transcription factor: protein MIHILIADDDRHIRELLKFHLEKEGYMVSEAKDGNEASLILEKERIHLAVVDIMMPFKNGLDLCKEIRDQYDLPVILLTAKDQLIDKEKGYFAGTDDYLVKPFEPRELLFRIKALLRRYRMVNSESISLNQTVIDRKSYEVRIMGNTLLLPLKEFELLAQLGSFPDQVFTREQLIELVWGADFEGDDRTVDVHIKRLRERFAGRTDDFVITTVRGLGYKLEVNKK from the coding sequence TTGATACATATATTAATTGCGGATGATGATCGGCATATTCGGGAGTTGCTTAAATTTCACTTGGAAAAGGAAGGGTACATGGTATCGGAAGCGAAGGACGGGAATGAGGCTTCCTTGATACTGGAGAAGGAACGGATCCATCTGGCGGTTGTCGATATTATGATGCCGTTTAAAAACGGACTGGATCTTTGTAAGGAAATCCGGGATCAATATGATCTGCCGGTCATTTTATTGACAGCTAAAGATCAACTTATCGATAAGGAAAAGGGGTATTTTGCGGGTACGGATGATTACCTCGTGAAGCCATTTGAGCCACGGGAACTTCTATTCCGGATAAAAGCGCTATTGCGAAGGTACCGTATGGTGAATTCTGAATCCATCTCATTGAATCAAACGGTCATTGACCGCAAAAGTTATGAAGTTCGAATAATGGGGAATACGCTGCTCCTGCCGCTTAAGGAATTCGAGCTGCTGGCTCAGCTGGGGAGCTTTCCTGATCAGGTCTTTACGCGTGAGCAGCTTATTGAATTGGTATGGGGTGCTGATTTTGAAGGGGATGATCGGACGGTTGATGTCCATATTAAACGGTTAAGGGAACGTTTTGCCGGGCGGACCGATGATTTTGTTATAACGACTGTCCGTGGCTTAGGTTATAAACTGGAGGTCAACAAGAAGTGA
- a CDS encoding ABC transporter ATP-binding protein: MMGDKLIFENVSKIYGEGDNKVTALDNISLNVRAGEFVAIVGPSGSGKSTFLSIAGALLSPSKGRLLLNDEDITTLSPKELTRVRLEKIGFVFQSSNLVPYLSVRDQLLLLSELIGKRDKKTMKKADELLSHLGLGHRADHLPEALSGGERQRVAIARSLMNDPEIILADEPTASLDSKRGRDVVEMLAHEVKSRNKAAIMVTHDERMLDLCDRVVNITDGKVFG, translated from the coding sequence ATGATGGGGGATAAACTAATATTTGAAAACGTCAGTAAGATTTATGGGGAAGGCGATAATAAGGTGACCGCCCTTGATAATATTTCCCTGAATGTGAGGGCGGGGGAATTCGTTGCCATCGTGGGTCCTTCAGGCTCAGGAAAAAGTACATTTCTTTCAATAGCAGGTGCATTACTATCTCCGAGCAAAGGTCGCTTACTGCTGAATGATGAAGATATTACAACATTATCTCCAAAGGAATTGACTAGAGTGCGCCTTGAAAAGATCGGATTTGTATTCCAGTCATCGAATCTTGTGCCATATCTCAGCGTACGGGATCAGCTTCTGCTACTTTCTGAACTGATTGGCAAGAGGGATAAAAAAACCATGAAAAAGGCGGACGAATTGCTTAGCCACCTTGGACTTGGACATCGGGCAGATCACTTGCCGGAAGCACTGTCGGGCGGTGAGCGGCAGCGTGTAGCCATCGCCCGTTCGCTGATGAATGACCCAGAAATCATTTTAGCGGATGAACCAACCGCAAGTCTTGATTCCAAAAGAGGCAGGGATGTTGTTGAAATGCTTGCACATGAGGTGAAGTCAAGAAATAAAGCGGCCATCATGGTAACACACGATGAAAGAATGTTGGATTTATGTGATCGAGTAGTCAATATTACAGATGGCAAGGTTTTTGGATGA